One part of the Bacteroidia bacterium genome encodes these proteins:
- a CDS encoding phosphoribosyltransferase family protein, which produces MTADKVQILDEAAILARLKRMAYEIYEANFSAKKLVLIGIDERGGYLADLLEGFLKEICPHKIELIDAELDREAEEGIGITLSGDLDKLANQHIIVVDDVLYSGTTMLNVVAILLQVKPQSIQTAVLIDRGHRAMPVSSDFIGLELATTIQQHVYFEKGKGKKKMNAFIM; this is translated from the coding sequence ATGACGGCAGATAAAGTACAAATTCTGGATGAAGCCGCTATCCTTGCGAGATTGAAGCGGATGGCTTATGAGATATATGAAGCTAATTTTAGTGCGAAAAAGCTGGTTCTCATAGGGATTGATGAAAGAGGCGGATACCTTGCCGATCTATTAGAGGGATTTCTGAAGGAGATTTGTCCTCATAAAATCGAACTCATCGATGCCGAATTAGATCGGGAAGCCGAAGAAGGCATTGGAATCACATTATCCGGAGATCTCGATAAACTCGCCAATCAGCATATCATTGTTGTAGATGATGTCCTGTATAGTGGCACGACCATGCTCAATGTCGTAGCTATTCTGTTGCAGGTCAAACCCCAGAGTATTCAAACTGCTGTATTGATTGATAGAGGCCACCGGGCGATGCCAGTATCTTCCGATTTCATTGGGCTGGAACTGGCTACCACCATTCAGCAGCATGTGTACTTTGAAAAAGGAAAAGGTAAAAAGAAAATGAATGCCTTTATCATGTAA
- the rpoC gene encoding DNA-directed RNA polymerase subunit beta' produces the protein MPIAKNTKISSDFKRITVSLASPEAILNRSNGEVLKPETINYRTYKPEKDGLFCERIFGPVKDYECHCGKYKRIRYKGIICDRCGVEVTEKKVRRERMGHIQLVVPVAHIWYFRTLPSKIGYLLGLTGKKLDQIIYYERYVVINPGIMEKEGIARMDFLTEEEYLNMLETVPKENQMLPDDDPEKFLAKMGAEALEAILSTIDLDDLSYTLRQKAATETSQQRKNDALKRLKIVEAFRAANRRIENRPEWMVVRIVPVIPPELRPLVPLEGGRFATSDLNDLYRRVIIRNNRLKRLIEIKAPEVILRNEKRMLQEAVDSLFDNTRKVNAVRSDSNRALKSLSDMLKGKQGRFRQNLLGKRVDYSGRSVIVVGPTLKLHECGLPKSMAAELFKPFVIRKLIERGIVKTVKSAKKLVDRRDPVIWDILENILKGHPVLLNRAPTLHRLGIQAFMPRLVEGKAINLHPLVCTGFNADFDGDQMAVHVPLSNEACLEAIVLMLASHNILHPANGSPITLPTQDMVLGVYYLTKGRPKQKGEGLLFGGSEEVEIAYNEGVVAKHAIIKVRLRKQDENGEYILNENGEEETEYIETTVGRVLFNKIVPKKAGYVNILLSKKTMRTVIGDIFRKAGLVDTVKFLDDLKDLGFREAFTGGLSFALDEVIIPKAKDSLIKEAEAKIEEVAMNYGMGLITENERYNQVIDIWTHTNTSLTETLMKQLATDKDGFNNIYMMFHSGARGSKEQIRQLGGMRGLMAKPQKTLKGSAGEIIENPILANFKEGLSVLEYFISTHGARKGLADTALKTADAGYLTRRLVDVAQDVIITEHDCGTLRGLTTSALKENEDVIQPLGERILGRVSLDDVFDPLDPERKIVEAGEEITEAIAAEIEDSTIESVEIRSVLTCESRQGVCAKCYGRNLATGKLVQTGEAVGVVAAQSIGEPGTQLTLRTFHVGGIAQRVASGSQLISKFEGKIALENVKVVEREEDGDTIKVVISRAGKLKILDDQSRILFSNKVPYGSRVYVKDKQKIKKGVLMCNWDPYNSVIISEFNGKVEMEDVKDGVTFLEDTDDQTGHKEKVIIDSRDKTINPTIHVVNEAGEELRSYNLPVGAHLVVDDMEKVTAGKVMVKIPRSGGGTADITGGLPRVTELFEARNPSNPAVVTAIEGIVRLGGIKRGNREVFITAPDESDEKKYMVSLKKHILVHDGDYVMSGELLSDGATAPKDILAIKGPSAVQAYIVNEIQEVYRMQGVPINDKHIEVIVRQMMQKVEIVDAGDTIFLEKEVVNRLDFQEENDWIFDKLVVDDPGESNVLKTGQIISQRKLRDENSYLRRNDMKLAVAREVRPAVCKPVLMGITRSSLGTKSWLSAASFQETTKVLSEASITAKIDHLLGLKENVIVGHLVPAGTGLRKYQDIIVGSKEEHEARMERNSGPRYRAYAD, from the coding sequence ATGCCCATCGCTAAGAATACCAAAATAAGCAGTGATTTCAAGCGTATCACCGTGAGTCTCGCTTCGCCGGAGGCTATCCTTAACCGCTCCAATGGTGAGGTCTTAAAACCTGAGACCATCAACTATAGGACTTATAAGCCGGAAAAGGATGGATTGTTCTGCGAACGTATATTCGGTCCTGTAAAGGACTATGAATGTCACTGTGGTAAGTATAAGCGTATTCGATATAAAGGCATCATTTGTGATCGTTGTGGTGTAGAGGTAACTGAGAAGAAGGTGCGACGTGAAAGAATGGGCCATATCCAATTGGTGGTACCGGTAGCTCATATCTGGTACTTCCGTACACTTCCTTCCAAGATTGGCTACTTGCTCGGTCTTACAGGGAAGAAACTTGACCAGATTATTTATTACGAACGCTATGTCGTTATAAATCCTGGTATCATGGAGAAAGAAGGCATTGCAAGGATGGACTTCCTTACCGAGGAAGAATACCTGAATATGCTGGAAACAGTTCCCAAAGAAAACCAGATGCTTCCAGATGATGATCCGGAAAAATTCCTGGCTAAAATGGGAGCAGAAGCCCTTGAGGCAATTCTTTCTACCATTGATCTGGATGATCTTTCTTATACTCTTCGTCAGAAAGCAGCTACTGAAACTTCTCAGCAAAGAAAGAATGACGCACTTAAGCGTCTGAAAATTGTTGAGGCCTTCCGTGCAGCTAACCGTCGTATAGAGAACCGCCCTGAGTGGATGGTTGTCAGAATTGTACCCGTCATTCCTCCCGAATTGAGACCCCTAGTCCCGCTGGAAGGTGGACGTTTCGCAACTTCTGACTTGAATGATCTTTACCGTAGGGTAATCATTCGTAATAATAGACTTAAGCGTCTGATTGAGATCAAAGCACCAGAAGTAATCCTTCGTAATGAGAAAAGGATGCTTCAGGAAGCAGTTGACTCTCTCTTCGACAATACCAGAAAAGTTAATGCAGTTCGCTCTGACTCCAACAGAGCCCTCAAATCTTTGAGTGATATGCTCAAAGGTAAGCAGGGTCGTTTCCGTCAGAACCTGCTTGGAAAACGTGTAGATTACTCCGGTCGTTCTGTGATCGTAGTAGGACCTACGCTGAAGCTTCACGAATGTGGACTTCCCAAGTCTATGGCTGCTGAGCTTTTCAAACCATTCGTTATCAGAAAGCTGATCGAAAGGGGAATTGTTAAGACAGTAAAAAGTGCGAAGAAACTCGTAGATCGTCGTGATCCGGTGATCTGGGATATTCTGGAAAATATTCTGAAAGGACACCCGGTTCTGCTAAACCGTGCTCCAACCCTTCACCGTTTGGGTATTCAGGCATTTATGCCTCGCCTGGTGGAAGGAAAAGCGATCAACCTGCACCCCTTGGTATGTACAGGTTTCAACGCTGACTTTGACGGAGACCAGATGGCGGTTCACGTTCCTTTGAGCAATGAAGCTTGTCTGGAAGCTATCGTTTTGATGCTTGCCAGTCATAACATTCTTCACCCTGCAAACGGTTCTCCGATTACCCTGCCTACTCAGGATATGGTATTGGGAGTATACTACCTCACCAAAGGTAGACCCAAGCAAAAAGGAGAAGGACTCCTCTTCGGTGGTTCTGAAGAAGTTGAAATCGCTTACAATGAAGGAGTTGTTGCAAAACACGCCATCATTAAAGTACGATTGAGAAAGCAGGATGAGAATGGTGAATATATCCTGAATGAAAATGGTGAGGAAGAAACTGAATATATCGAAACCACAGTTGGAAGAGTCTTGTTTAACAAGATTGTACCGAAAAAAGCGGGTTACGTAAATATTCTGCTTTCCAAGAAAACCATGCGTACCGTTATCGGTGATATCTTCCGTAAGGCAGGATTGGTTGATACGGTTAAATTCCTGGATGATCTCAAAGACCTCGGGTTTAGAGAAGCATTTACAGGAGGACTTTCATTCGCCTTGGATGAGGTGATTATTCCAAAGGCAAAGGATTCTTTGATCAAAGAGGCAGAAGCCAAGATCGAAGAAGTTGCGATGAACTATGGAATGGGTCTCATCACGGAAAACGAACGTTACAACCAGGTAATTGATATCTGGACACATACCAATACTTCTCTTACGGAGACGCTAATGAAGCAGCTTGCTACCGATAAGGATGGATTCAATAACATCTACATGATGTTCCATTCTGGTGCAAGGGGTTCCAAAGAGCAGATTCGTCAGCTTGGAGGTATGAGGGGATTGATGGCCAAACCGCAAAAAACCCTCAAGGGATCTGCCGGTGAGATCATTGAAAACCCGATTCTGGCAAACTTTAAAGAAGGACTCTCAGTACTTGAGTACTTTATCTCTACCCACGGTGCACGTAAAGGTCTTGCAGATACCGCCCTTAAAACAGCGGATGCAGGTTACCTGACTCGTCGTCTTGTGGACGTAGCACAGGATGTGATCATTACAGAGCACGATTGTGGTACACTGAGAGGATTGACTACTTCTGCCTTGAAAGAGAACGAGGACGTGATTCAGCCTTTGGGTGAGCGTATCCTCGGTCGTGTTTCTCTGGACGATGTGTTTGATCCACTTGATCCTGAGAGAAAGATTGTGGAAGCAGGCGAAGAAATAACTGAAGCTATTGCCGCAGAGATTGAAGATTCTACCATTGAAAGTGTAGAGATTCGCTCTGTATTGACGTGTGAATCTCGTCAGGGAGTATGTGCAAAATGCTACGGACGTAACCTCGCTACTGGAAAACTGGTGCAAACCGGAGAAGCAGTAGGAGTAGTAGCTGCTCAGTCTATTGGTGAGCCAGGAACTCAGCTTACGCTGCGTACCTTCCACGTGGGTGGTATCGCTCAGCGTGTTGCCTCTGGTAGCCAGTTGATCTCTAAATTCGAAGGAAAGATCGCGCTCGAAAATGTGAAAGTTGTTGAGCGTGAAGAGGATGGAGACACCATCAAAGTTGTTATCAGTAGAGCTGGTAAACTGAAGATTCTTGATGACCAATCTCGTATACTCTTCTCGAATAAAGTTCCTTACGGATCCAGAGTCTATGTAAAAGACAAGCAAAAGATCAAGAAAGGTGTTCTCATGTGTAACTGGGATCCCTATAACTCCGTGATCATCTCCGAGTTCAACGGTAAAGTTGAAATGGAAGATGTGAAAGATGGGGTAACCTTCCTGGAGGACACTGATGATCAAACTGGACACAAAGAGAAAGTTATCATAGATAGCCGTGATAAGACCATCAACCCAACCATCCACGTTGTAAACGAGGCGGGTGAAGAACTTCGTTCATACAACCTGCCTGTAGGTGCTCACCTGGTGGTAGATGATATGGAGAAAGTTACTGCGGGTAAGGTAATGGTTAAGATTCCTCGCTCTGGTGGGGGAACAGCGGATATTACGGGTGGTCTTCCTCGTGTTACCGAGCTTTTCGAAGCCCGTAACCCTTCTAACCCTGCAGTAGTAACAGCTATTGAAGGTATCGTTAGACTGGGAGGTATCAAACGTGGTAACAGAGAGGTATTCATCACAGCTCCCGATGAGTCTGATGAGAAGAAATACATGGTTTCTCTGAAGAAACACATTCTCGTTCACGATGGAGACTATGTGATGTCAGGAGAATTATTATCTGATGGTGCAACCGCTCCTAAGGATATCCTGGCAATCAAAGGTCCTAGTGCCGTACAGGCTTATATCGTAAATGAGATTCAGGAGGTTTACCGTATGCAGGGGGTACCGATTAACGATAAACATATCGAGGTAATCGTACGTCAGATGATGCAGAAAGTAGAAATCGTGGATGCGGGTGATACTATCTTCCTTGAAAAAGAAGTAGTAAACAGACTGGACTTCCAGGAAGAAAATGACTGGATCTTCGATAAATTGGTTGTTGATGACCCCGGTGAATCAAACGTACTGAAAACAGGGCAGATCATTTCTCAGCGTAAGCTGCGTGATGAGAACTCTTACCTCCGCAGAAATGACATGAAACTTGCCGTGGCTCGCGAAGTAAGACCTGCAGTATGTAAGCCAGTGTTGATGGGTATTACCCGTTCTTCACTCGGAACTAAGAGCTGGTTGTCAGCTGCTTCCTTCCAGGAAACTACCAAAGTACTCAGTGAAGCTTCGATCACAGCGAAAATCGACCATTTGCTTGGTTTGAAAGAAAACGTGATCGTTGGACACCTTGTACCAGCAGGTACTGGTCTTCGCAAGTACCAGGACATTATTGTAGGTTCCAAAGAAGAACACGAAGCCCGGATGGAGCGGAACTCAGGTCCTCGCTACCGTGCCTACGCAGACTAA